TGTCGAAAAATAACCAAAATAAGCTACTCGCGGAGTTTGTCCTGCAGCCAGGCACGGGCGTAAGTCCATTTTTGCCGAGCTTCATAGACGGTAATGCCCATGGCTAAAGCGATCTGTTCGTGATGAAACCCGCCGAAATGCCTGAATTCCATGACCCGGGCGATGGTGGCATCTTCGGACGCAAGCAGAGTTAATGCCTCGTCGAGTGCCAGAAGCCGATCATCGGCAGTTGTCGCGGCAAAATCACCCATCTCGACACGGTGCAGTCCGCCTCCATACTTAAGTCGGGCTTTATGTCGTGCATGATCGACCAGAATGCGGCGCATGGCCTCGGCTGCAGCTGCAAAGAAGTGCCCGCGGCCGTCGAACTGCTGGTCACCCACCAGACGCAGGTACGCTTCGTGAACCAGCGCGGTTGCGTCAAGTGTGTGACCCGGGGCTTCCGCAGCCATGCGCGTGGCCGCAAGCTTCCTCAACTCGTCGTAAACGAGCAGGAGTAGGTTGGCTGCAGCTTGGCGATCTCCATTTTGGGCAGCTTCGAGAAATCGGGACACTTCGGACATGAGCCGAGTGTAACCACGGGGGTGAAAGCGGGCAACGAGAAAGCAGCGGTTGGGGCCATCAGCAGCGCCACCGGACGGCTACGAAACATCCCCTTATTCTTATCCTGCCAGTTGATGAGATATCTGATTTTCAGCTTACCTTTGGTGGTGTTAGAGTGCAAACACCTACCCGCTCTTCTTTTTGTGCATCGTAACTGAGTTCCTGGTGCTCTTCGATGGATTGCAGCCCTTGCCCAAGTTCCATACTCGTTATCTGCACGGTTACTAAGTCCGCGGGTTTGATTCGCTGCCCATCATGGCGTCTTAGGTGGCTGGTTTTCTGCTTTCGTTGTGTCTTTGCTGAAGGGCCAAGGAGAGTATCCACCACCAAGTGATGCAATAAGCCAGACGAAAAAGGTCAGTACGTTGCCAATCCATTGCTTTACACTTGTCTGCTTGGAGGTGCGATAACAGATGATGGTTACTGTTAGGATGACGATAAGTGCGACAAACACACAAAAAAGAAGTGCTGCAAATGCTTGATCCATTTCATGCCGCCAATCTACAAGAGAGAATCAGATCATACATCATTGCGATGACAGTTAATTCACGATGCTCACGACGATTAGGCCATCGTCATTTCTTTTATTTATTATCGCACACCTTCGGCGTGTGGTAATGCAGTTGCAAAGCTGAGTGGTAAAGTCCGTGACACTCGAAAATCAGTATTAAAGAACTTGAATCTGGGGACAATTTTGAAACGAAAGGCTGTACGCAGGTAAGAAGCAGGATCTACGAACGGTCCGCCACGCATCACTCGGTCATTATTTGGGTTGATTGATGTAATTTCTTCAGTATCGATGGACGCGAAGTTTTCCTTTGTTTGCGGATAGCGAAAATAAGCATCCTGGCACCACTCCCAATTATTGCCATGCATATCAAAAAGCCCCAAGTCATTTGGTTTCCGGCAACCCACCGGATGGCTCTTGTTCATTGAGTTTGAGGAAGTCCACGCATATTTGCCAAGCATTTCTACAGAATCCCCAAACGAATATGCCGTATCAGTACCGGATTTGCAGGTATATTCCCACTCTGCTTCAGTTGGCAAGCGATAACCTGTTCGCTTTAAGTAATCGGTGGACATTGTCATGCCTTCTGCATACTTGCCCTCATCATTTGGCACATAGCACCACTGCTCTTTTGGGATACCTTCCTGTTCACTCAGCCAGTTACAGTAAGCCGCTGCGTCATACCAGGAAACATTATTCACCGGGCAATTACCTGTTTGAGCATAGTCCTTTTGATACTGGTGTTCTTTTCGAAATCGGAGAAACTGATCCACCGTTACTTCCTTCGATGCAATCGCAAAGTTGCGGTCGATTTGTTTCCGATGGCGTTGTTCTCCCTCACCCATCCAGAACACTCCGGGCTTGGGAATGACCACCATCGTGTCACCCTGGCGATTGAGATACCACAGGCGCTTACCTTCTACCTTTCCAGTCGCCAACACTTGGTCGATTTTCTTCAATTCCTCCGACGCCTGCCACTGGCGTAACAGCCATTCTACCGCGCCATGAATTCCCGAATGGGGATCGTCTCGATAGAGTTTCAGTAAATAAGGTAGATGGCTTCGGCGGTCAAACTGGTGCAATCGATCCAGTCCATATTCCCCCAGGCTTTGCAGGATGGCTTGTTTGATAAAGGGTTCCTGCTCCTTTACCAACCGGGTGAGCAAGACATTGTGATCGACCCCAGCAGGGGCAAATCGGTCGATCAAGTAGCTACGCAGAGTAGGATCAGGACTATGCCTTAGCAGCGGCCAGACTTTCTCGCTCCTTTCCATTACCATCAAGGCTACGCCGATACTGGCTTGTTTCCTAGCGAGATCAACTTTTGAATCGACTGTGGCATTGACAGCGGGTTTCTCGTCTAACTGCTTTTCCAGTCGGGCAAAAGCCTCGGGGGTATCAAAAGCATAGGTGTCGAATACTTTGGCAATGAGAACTCGTGAAGGGAGAGAACGATTTTCATCAGTGATAAAGTCAGCCAGGGGAGGGATCAACCAGCGACGTACGCCCTTCAGGGCCTCCGTCCACGGGGCGATCACAAACGGTTCCTGGTTCATCAGCGTGGCCGCCACATCACCACTGACCTTTTCCCATCGTGTATCGTCAGGGGTAAACGCAGACAAAGCGACAGAAGCCCGGAGTCGCTGCCCCGGTTCGGTTTTCGGGTTCTCCAGCAGTTTCCACCATCGGTCGGTGAGATCAGCTTGATGCTCGAGCAAAGCACCCCGTATCAGCACGGCTTCCTGTGGCTCTGCCTGTAGCATTCTGTTCGCAAGGTATTCCACCTGACCTGCATCCGTCGGCAACAGGGCGAGGCTGGCACGCAATTGCTTACGCGGGTCGTTCTCCTTCTCTGCCTGGGCATAGGCTTCCTGTACCAAGGGATTCACCCAGCGGCGGTATCCTGTCATCTCGTTGACAATCCCAGGCACATCGGCAATGGTCGATTCCAGCAGGCGATCCCGAAGCCGTCGCGCCTCCAGCCGCCCATAGCCTTCCCAACTTCCAAGCCCAATGAGGGTTAGAATCACAGCAACGAGTAGGCCCCGCAACACATGATAACGACTTGCCTTCGCCATCATCTTTTGCTGAGGGATCGTCCATTTCTTCCTGTTTGTCAACCACCGAATACTGGCCCATTGCCAGAGCGATGGGAGTTGCCGATTCTCCGGGCGAGCGTTCCAGACACCAGCCCGATCTGCCAGCAGGAGTTCGGCACGGCCCCGCCGAGTTTCCTTCTGTTTTCGGGTCAGCCATTCCCGCAAGGAATGAACAAGATAATCGTGAGTGAGTTGGTAGTACTTATGACCTGGTTGCGATGACGAGACCGAGGACTCCTCTTTGCCTTCTGGATCAGTGGGAGTAATGAGTCGTATTTCACTATCGAGAATACGAATGAGGTCATCAAAGTCTTTCGGACGGTTGCCGTAGCCCGACGCCTCCAGCAATTCGGCATATGATCTCATGTGGCCTTTGATGTCACTGCCGGTTTCAGGTAATAGGGCTTTCAGGTCGGCCCGGGCAGCTTTCTGGTGATAGCGATGTTCCGGAGGAGCACTCGCTGCACTGAAAGTCTCTTCAAGGAAAGTCACACCGACTCCCTCGGTGCCACCAACAGCCTTCAGCGAGGCGGGTGTCCATGCTTTACCTTTCATCATCTCGGCAAAGAGGGCCAGCCGCACGCAGATGACTTTACCTTCCTGAGCTAAGCCGTTCACAGCCTGTTCGAGAAACAGTTTCTGATCCTTACTGGCATCGGTGGCTGTATCCGGCAATACACCGAATGCTCGTCCAAACGCTGCCAGTACTTTCTCTGCATGACGAATCGGAAAGAGATCAACCGCAGCTGAGTTCTGGCCTTCAACAAGGCGTACTTCCAGCTCCCGCATGAACCGTGTCGCCGCCATCCAGAAATCATCGCGCACCATGACGATGCACTGCACCCGTCCGCCATTGCACTGCCGCAGAGCTTGCACCAGGTCTGTGTTCTGCTCTTCCTTCTTCGCATGCAGCCACTGCTCGAACTGATCGAGAATGATGACCACTTTCTTACCCACAGGAATGCCCTGACCTCGCCGCAACGCCGTCAGCGTTTCTTTCAGGCTCAGTTGCTCTGCCAGTGCAGGACAGCGTTTGCGCAAGCCGTTGAGTAGACGAGTCTCTGTTTCGTCAGCAGTGGCTTCCACGTAGACGGCAATGACACGATCGGATAACCGAGGCAATAATCCTGCCTTGACCAATGACGATTTGCCACAGCCGGAAGGCCCATAAATCAAGCCTACGCTGAAGGTATTGTCAGCATCAGTTTCTTCGATCCGAGTCTTCCAAAACCGCAGGCTGTCCGGCAATCCATCCCGGTCACGTGGGCCGGGGAGCAGTTCGAGGAAGAAGTCGGCATCGTGGGCATCGAACGAGCGCAAGCCTTTCGGTACGATCTTGATGGGCTGGTGATCCGAGGTTGGCGTGATCGAAGACGTGCCGGATCGGCCAGATGCCATGGCCGTGGATGTTGGCTGCAAGATTGGCGTAATCGCAGGGGTAGTCAAGTCCGTTGCATTGTTGGACTGATGGCTGATAGTCTGCTCGGCCAGAAAGTGCCGCAGGTCATCAGCCATGTCCTTGGCGGTCGTGTAACGCTCCGACGCTCGTTTCGACAATGCTTTCAGGCAGATACGCTCCAGTTCTTTCGGGATGTTTTCATCGTACTGACGGGGTGGACGTGGCTCGAAGCTCGTCACCTGTTCCATCAAGTCCACTTGCGAGTCAGCACGGAACGGCTGGCGCCCCACCAGCAGTTCATAGAAGACCACTCCCAGGCTGAAGATGTCGCTGCGGCCATCCACACGGTGTCCTTCGCCACGGGCCTGTTCCGGCGACATGTAAGCAGGCGTGCCAGCATAGCGAGGCCCCTTGCCGACATCCTGTTCACGCAGAGCCAGGCCAAAGTCAGCCACGAAGGGCTTGCCTTTTTTGTCGAGCAGGATATTACCCGGCTTGATGTCCCGATGCACCAGCCATTGCTTGTGGGCATGGTGCAGTGCCTCCGCCACCGTCGCCACCAGTTCCACCGCTTCCGTGATGGATGGCCGGCTCTGTTTGAGCCTCGAAGCAAGGTCGGTACCGTCAATGTATTTCGAGACCACAAAACAGGGACAGTCCCCGGTGCTGCCTACATCATATACTGGAACGATGTTGGGATGATCGAGGTTGGCAACGGTACGGGCTTCCGTCAGGTACGCTTCAGCATCTTCCGAACGATCTACCAGCGTGCGATGTGGCACCTTGATGGCCACCAGCCGCTGCAACTGGTCATCATGGGCCAGATACACCAGCCCGAAGCCACCCTTGCCGAGTACTTTCTCAATGCGATAGCGCCCGATCTGCGACGGGGGGCCCGCAGCGGGATCAGCAG
This genomic window from Planctomycetia bacterium contains:
- a CDS encoding sigma-70 family RNA polymerase sigma factor; its protein translation is MSEVSRFLEAAQNGDRQAAANLLLLVYDELRKLAATRMAAEAPGHTLDATALVHEAYLRLVGDQQFDGRGHFFAAAAEAMRRILVDHARHKARLKYGGGLHRVEMGDFAATTADDRLLALDEALTLLASEDATIARVMEFRHFGGFHHEQIALAMGITVYEARQKWTYARAWLQDKLRE
- a CDS encoding SUMF1/EgtB/PvdO family nonheme iron enzyme, which translates into the protein MHDPELTGAYQPGGAPVPAADPAAGPPSQIGRYRIEKVLGKGGFGLVYLAHDDQLQRLVAIKVPHRTLVDRSEDAEAYLTEARTVANLDHPNIVPVYDVGSTGDCPCFVVSKYIDGTDLASRLKQSRPSITEAVELVATVAEALHHAHKQWLVHRDIKPGNILLDKKGKPFVADFGLALREQDVGKGPRYAGTPAYMSPEQARGEGHRVDGRSDIFSLGVVFYELLVGRQPFRADSQVDLMEQVTSFEPRPPRQYDENIPKELERICLKALSKRASERYTTAKDMADDLRHFLAEQTISHQSNNATDLTTPAITPILQPTSTAMASGRSGTSSITPTSDHQPIKIVPKGLRSFDAHDADFFLELLPGPRDRDGLPDSLRFWKTRIEETDADNTFSVGLIYGPSGCGKSSLVKAGLLPRLSDRVIAVYVEATADETETRLLNGLRKRCPALAEQLSLKETLTALRRGQGIPVGKKVVIILDQFEQWLHAKKEEQNTDLVQALRQCNGGRVQCIVMVRDDFWMAATRFMRELEVRLVEGQNSAAVDLFPIRHAEKVLAAFGRAFGVLPDTATDASKDQKLFLEQAVNGLAQEGKVICVRLALFAEMMKGKAWTPASLKAVGGTEGVGVTFLEETFSAASAPPEHRYHQKAARADLKALLPETGSDIKGHMRSYAELLEASGYGNRPKDFDDLIRILDSEIRLITPTDPEGKEESSVSSSQPGHKYYQLTHDYLVHSLREWLTRKQKETRRGRAELLLADRAGVWNARPENRQLPSLWQWASIRWLTNRKKWTIPQQKMMAKASRYHVLRGLLVAVILTLIGLGSWEGYGRLEARRLRDRLLESTIADVPGIVNEMTGYRRWVNPLVQEAYAQAEKENDPRKQLRASLALLPTDAGQVEYLANRMLQAEPQEAVLIRGALLEHQADLTDRWWKLLENPKTEPGQRLRASVALSAFTPDDTRWEKVSGDVAATLMNQEPFVIAPWTEALKGVRRWLIPPLADFITDENRSLPSRVLIAKVFDTYAFDTPEAFARLEKQLDEKPAVNATVDSKVDLARKQASIGVALMVMERSEKVWPLLRHSPDPTLRSYLIDRFAPAGVDHNVLLTRLVKEQEPFIKQAILQSLGEYGLDRLHQFDRRSHLPYLLKLYRDDPHSGIHGAVEWLLRQWQASEELKKIDQVLATGKVEGKRLWYLNRQGDTMVVIPKPGVFWMGEGEQRHRKQIDRNFAIASKEVTVDQFLRFRKEHQYQKDYAQTGNCPVNNVSWYDAAAYCNWLSEQEGIPKEQWCYVPNDEGKYAEGMTMSTDYLKRTGYRLPTEAEWEYTCKSGTDTAYSFGDSVEMLGKYAWTSSNSMNKSHPVGCRKPNDLGLFDMHGNNWEWCQDAYFRYPQTKENFASIDTEEITSINPNNDRVMRGGPFVDPASYLRTAFRFKIVPRFKFFNTDFRVSRTLPLSFATALPHAEGVR